From Nicotiana tabacum cultivar K326 chromosome 22, ASM71507v2, whole genome shotgun sequence, one genomic window encodes:
- the LOC107790264 gene encoding oligoribonuclease isoform X2 yields MNQLSNAFSWLNLGVADTRDDTETHGETETVNGGDKAKEKDDSSGEVTALKNENGVQRSPLLPGEYKFPLVWIDLEMTGLNIEVDRILEIACVITDGNLTKSIEGPDLVIHQSKEYLDNMGEWCQSHHATSGFTQEVLKSTITEEEAETQVAEFVKRNIRTYTPLLAGNSVYTDLLFLKTTERLLKRKTSTELWMTLRRA; encoded by the exons ATGAATCAACTCTCAAATGCCTTCTCATGGCTGAATTTGGGTGTCGCAGATACCCGGGACGATACAGAAACTCATGGGGAAACTGAGACGGTAAATGGAGGAG ATAAAGCCAAGGAAAAAGATGATAGCTCAGGAGAGGTGACAGCACTCAAAAATGAAAATGGGGTTCAGAGGTCACCTTTGCTTCCAGGAGAGTACAAATTTCCGCTTGTATGGATTGACCTTGAGATGACTG GTTTGAATATTGAGGTTGACAGGATATTGGAGATTGCCTGTGTGATTACAGATGGAAATTTGACCAAATCAATTGAG GGTCCTGATTTGGTTATACATCAAAGCAAGGAGTATCTGGACAATATGGGAGAATGGTGTCAAAGCCATCATGCAACAAGTG GTTTTACTCAGGAGGTGCTCAAGAGTACCATCACCGAAGAAGAAGCCGAGACACAG GTTGCTGAGTTTGTCAAGAGAAACATAAGGACGTATACACCACTACTCGCAGGAAATTCAGTCTATACGGATCTTCTGTTTTTGAAG ACAACAGAAAGGCTCCTCAAAAGAAAAACAAGCACAGAGCTATGGATGACATTAAGGAGAGCATAG
- the LOC107790264 gene encoding oligoribonuclease isoform X3: MNQLSNAFSWLNLGVADTRDDTETHGETETVNGGDKAKEKDDSSGEVTALKNENGVQRSPLLPGEYKFPLVWIDLEMTGLNIEVDRILEIACVITDGNLTKSIEGPDLVIHQSKEYLDNMGEWCQSHHATSGFTQEVLKSTITEEEAETQVAEFVKRNIRTYTPLLAGNSVYTDLLFLKKFMPKLASLFSHVLVDVSSIKALCLRWYPRDNRKAPQKKNKHRAMDDIKESIAELKYYKEHIFKASKSKK, translated from the exons ATGAATCAACTCTCAAATGCCTTCTCATGGCTGAATTTGGGTGTCGCAGATACCCGGGACGATACAGAAACTCATGGGGAAACTGAGACGGTAAATGGAGGAG ATAAAGCCAAGGAAAAAGATGATAGCTCAGGAGAGGTGACAGCACTCAAAAATGAAAATGGGGTTCAGAGGTCACCTTTGCTTCCAGGAGAGTACAAATTTCCGCTTGTATGGATTGACCTTGAGATGACTG GTTTGAATATTGAGGTTGACAGGATATTGGAGATTGCCTGTGTGATTACAGATGGAAATTTGACCAAATCAATTGAG GGTCCTGATTTGGTTATACATCAAAGCAAGGAGTATCTGGACAATATGGGAGAATGGTGTCAAAGCCATCATGCAACAAGTG GTTTTACTCAGGAGGTGCTCAAGAGTACCATCACCGAAGAAGAAGCCGAGACACAG GTTGCTGAGTTTGTCAAGAGAAACATAAGGACGTATACACCACTACTCGCAGGAAATTCAGTCTATACGGATCTTCTGTTTTTGAAG AAGTTTATGCCAAAATTGGCAAGTTTGTTTTCACATGTACTTGTTGATGTCAGCAGCATAAAGGCATTGTGTCTTCGTTGGTATCCACGA G ACAACAGAAAGGCTCCTCAAAAGAAAAACAAGCACAGAGCTATGGATGACATTAAGGAGAGCATAGCCGAACTCAAATACTACAAGGAACACATATTCAAAGCCTCCAAGTCCAAAAAGTGA
- the LOC107790264 gene encoding oligoribonuclease isoform X1 yields MNQLSNAFSWLNLGVADTRDDTETHGETETVNGGDKAKEKDDSSGEVTALKNENGVQRSPLLPGEYKFPLVWIDLEMTGLNIEVDRILEIACVITDGNLTKSIEGPDLVIHQSKEYLDNMGEWCQSHHATSGFTQEVLKSTITEEEAETQVAEFVKRNIRTYTPLLAGNSVYTDLLFLKKFMPKLASLFSHVLVDVSSIKALCLRWYPRVRFIWYIRCIHRVGGGGLNLCFSILMRNRLSTFSGQQKGSSKEKQAQSYG; encoded by the exons ATGAATCAACTCTCAAATGCCTTCTCATGGCTGAATTTGGGTGTCGCAGATACCCGGGACGATACAGAAACTCATGGGGAAACTGAGACGGTAAATGGAGGAG ATAAAGCCAAGGAAAAAGATGATAGCTCAGGAGAGGTGACAGCACTCAAAAATGAAAATGGGGTTCAGAGGTCACCTTTGCTTCCAGGAGAGTACAAATTTCCGCTTGTATGGATTGACCTTGAGATGACTG GTTTGAATATTGAGGTTGACAGGATATTGGAGATTGCCTGTGTGATTACAGATGGAAATTTGACCAAATCAATTGAG GGTCCTGATTTGGTTATACATCAAAGCAAGGAGTATCTGGACAATATGGGAGAATGGTGTCAAAGCCATCATGCAACAAGTG GTTTTACTCAGGAGGTGCTCAAGAGTACCATCACCGAAGAAGAAGCCGAGACACAG GTTGCTGAGTTTGTCAAGAGAAACATAAGGACGTATACACCACTACTCGCAGGAAATTCAGTCTATACGGATCTTCTGTTTTTGAAG AAGTTTATGCCAAAATTGGCAAGTTTGTTTTCACATGTACTTGTTGATGTCAGCAGCATAAAGGCATTGTGTCTTCGTTGGTATCCACGAGTGAGGTTTATCTGGTATATTCGATGTATTCATCGGGTCGGTGGGGGAGGATTAAATCTTTGTTTCTCAATTCTAATGAGAAATAGGCTCTCTACCTTCTCAGG ACAACAGAAAGGCTCCTCAAAAGAAAAACAAGCACAGAGCTATGGATGA